The Gossypium hirsutum isolate 1008001.06 chromosome D03, Gossypium_hirsutum_v2.1, whole genome shotgun sequence genomic interval ttaaaactataaaaattaaaaatttaacatctaCACTTTTAAACTTTCAATCAAACATTTTCATTAAATTGTTGACTTAAAAAGGTTGGGCAACTTATATataagaaatgaataaaaatcaACAATTCAATCATTTATGTACAACAAATATTTGTCATTTTCAATGAGAATGACAAACTATCACATAAATCGAATGGATCAAGGGTGAGTAGGAGAGAAATGTTCAAAGAAAATtatggagaagaaaagaaaaaacaaaaggaaatcCGTGAATTAAGTTATGATGTtattttcaaagaaataaatgaaCCCTTCTTCATTAGGGAGCCAATTGGTCAAACATTACCCCAGTTTGGTCCGGTTTTCAGCGACCACAAATAACTGCAGTTCTGTATTTCCGTCTCTTCTCTATTCTCGTCTTTTTGGTATCTAGGTCcgaattttattatatgtttatatcatACACCGATTTTATTAGAGACGAagttaaacaattattttaaagaGATCAGAAATGAATCATAAATTATTAGGGGTTAAAATACAATTactaatatgtaattttataaaatttcaggAATAAAATGAAAAGTGCAAGGCCACTTCCTAGTAATATTATACTTTAATCCAAaccattaaaaaaattgttaatgtgaAATTTCTCAAAACCTAGAAAGTTTGCAGTGGAAGAACTTAAAGGCCTTCAtgctttcttttatttctaaaatgtaGATTCTTGATTTGAATGGAGCGGTGGTTAAAATTCTTGTCGGACATTTATTTAATGCAATTTGAACTGTGTTACTCAATTTCCTacctttaatattgtataaaatatatatatatattagttttcgAAAGTGAGTAAAGTCGACAATGATTGATTCACATTAAAAGTATGTGATCAATTGCAAATGTATCAAAAAACAATTAGTGCACAGTGTGAAGAAATGAGTTTAGATGTACTCATCTCCGAGGTTATATAGTAAGTAGTTTAATGTCTTTTAAATAAAGTCTCGGGTTCAAATCTTGTACATGAAGAAGACAATATTGAAAAGCTTTATATCCTATGTCAAATCCGACCTAGTTCAACTCGAGGCGTGTGAGTTAATTATAaatatagcaaaaaaaaaaagttagtgcTAAGTATGAAGAAATGGGCTTAGACCCACTCATCTTTAGAGGTCAAATAACAAGTAGTTTGATGCCTTTTATGGTCTCAGATTCAAATAAATGTGTGTGAGTTAATTATAAATGTACTAAAAAAATTAGTGCATAGTATTAAGAAATGGGCTTAGATGTATTCATCTTATGGGGTCGAATGGCAAGTAGTTTGATGCCTTATAAGTAAGGTTTCGAGTTCAAATCGATGCGTACGTGAATCAATTATAAATGTACTCAAAAAAGATATTGCACAGTACGAAGAAATGGGCTTAGACCTACTCCTATCTAGGGTCAAATGGTAAGTAGTTCGATGCCTTTTAAGTaaggtattaatttttttttaataattgggTCCAAAATATGAAGTTAGCAAAGATTGAATCCAAACTCTTATGCCTCAAAACATAATACTTTTGTCACTAGATTAAAAAGTTGTTAGCAAATTCATATCTTTTACGTGAAGTAAACATCATCGAAGAACTTTAAATTAGGTTTAAGTCTGACCCAATTCAACTTAGATTTAACTGGATCCAACATGACTATAGGGGGAGATTGAAATTTTGATAGGTTTTTATTCTAAAACTACAAAAAGATTTGCAAtagatattaaatatatatatatataacaactaACTACTAGTGTACCCCCTTTCCATCTCTGCTTTGAATGAGGACCCTATGGCCCCATCTTCCCCATTTGGCAACAACACTGCCATTCAGTGGCTGCCTGCTCCGACTGTTGCTGGCAGTGTCAAGGAGGCGCCGTTTCCCCCTTTTCTTCATaaatctctctctttttcttcatttttaccccctccctctctctctctctttcaatGCCATTTCATTCATCATCAAtgaccattttcatttttttaaaaaaagacccCTTTATTCTTTATAACGTTACTGACACTCTCACCTGCTTCTTCACACACATAACAGCATGGTGAAATTCCCTTATACCTTAAATTTCTGGAATTTTTTTATGTCATGGAATCTTtggattttgtttaatttttgtagAGTTGGTTTCGTTTTACAGGTTGGTCCAAGATCAGTTCCTCATCGGCTTGGAATGCTCCTTGGTGAAAAATTCTTTGATCCTTGTTTACTTCATGAATCtgctaagaaaaatgaaaagaacatTTTTTGCTTGACTTGTTGTATTACTATATGTCCTCATTGCTTGCCTCTTCATCGTCCTCATCGTCGTTTACAGGTTCATTAATCTATATATGTACCATAAATTCCCCATTTTTTGCACATCAaatgcttgatttttttttacccttTTTACAGATAAGAAGATATGTTTATCAAGATGTTATAAGGTTGAGTGATGCTCAAAAGTTTATCAATTGTTCCCTTGTTCAAGTAAGTAACTTTGGTTGAATTAACAGTAAAAAAGAACCCttttttttaggcttaattttatGAACATTTTTCAACTCTACAGCCTTACACAACAAACAGTGCCAAAGTAGTGTTTTTGAATGAAAGGCCAATGTCAAGACCATTTAGAGGCTCTGGTAATTTCTGTATAAAATGTGACCGTAGCTTACAAGACCCATTTTTGTATTGTTCCATCTCTTGTAAGGTTAGTTCATTCGTTCATCATTTCTTCTAAGCCAATCACTAGTAAAACATGTTCATGTCACTTAATTTTCCTTGTCTCACATGCATGCAGATCAATCATATAGAGAGTTCCAAGCCTGGTGGAAAAAAACTTGAACCCCCAAGCAATGAATTGCTTCCATTTTTATACAAAACCAGGACTGATTTCAGCTTCTTAGATCTCCAAGAGGATCCTCAAATGGCTTATGACTTTGgcaatggtggtggtggtgatggcAATGCAATGAACTGCAAGGCCAACAAAAGAAGCTCCATTTTAATGCCACAAGCTGAAAGTAATAGCCGCAGGAAAGGTGTGCCTCACAGATCACCTTTGAATTGAAAgttataaacaaatatatatatttatgttgtcGTGTGTGCTTTTAGGAAGATACTGATAATGACCTATGGGGGAAGTTTTGGCTCTCCCCCAATTTTGTAGAGTTTAGTATTATTAAAATTTAGACAATcacctataattttattataatttgattatttcgtCCTTATTTATGTAGATTCCAACGATTAGAGTGAATAAAAAAGTTTTGGACATAATAATTTTGTCGAACTTGTATGGCATTTCACATCTAAAGATGACTTGAAGTCAATTTAGATACCATGGCTCTTTTTTTTCATGGTTTGTGCTTTCATGAAATTCAACCATCCAAAGGGATGCTTGCTTTAATTAATCCATAGTGATCAATGGCCAAATAGTAAATGGAAGGCTAAGTAAAGTTTTGAGGTTTGTCACTCCATTAGCAAAGAGgggtattttctttttaatttcaagaTTCTGGGTTTTGTAATGAATAAGCTAACAATGGTACTATCATCTGCCTTTTTGAAGTGTTGACCATGGCCCATGGTGGCATTTGAATTTTAGGTGACATCCATGTTctcatctaaatttaaattttttttcataggGTGCATGTAAGGCAAATTAAAGGGGGAAATAGCAAAATGCCAAATAAGAGTAAAGACATTAAAAATGAGGTTTGGTTGGAAGATAAGTTCATGCACTTGAGACTAATGGAAATTGCAGAGCCAGCATAAACTAagctataaaattttccattttgggCTTTTTGTTACCTTATATTTTCCGATGCATGAACACATGACTAAACTGGAAACAATTTGTAAGGTTTTAGTTGTTTGTTTGCAAATTGCCACTTGAATTTTTTGTTAGGTTAATATATCATTTAGTATTCAAGTTTggcaaaagttatacattttacTACTCAAAGACGGTCAAAGTTAATTTTTGAAAGTacgttatatatttttataaggactaaaaatataatttcaccagtATAGTACCTTACATCTTTATAGTTtttaagattaaatcaaaatGTTACCTTTTTTGACGGGTCAAACTGTAATTTTATCAGATATAACAATGTTAACTTTTTATTGCTTAATTCGAGTCTTAGGGTTGATTTcatgaaagttaattgctaatattattagttaattatagattttcatcaaatcaatcttAAAAAGTTAACGTGGTTATTTTCAAGTGCCAAATACAAATACCACGTTAGATGAAAAGAACACAAAtgccatatttaaaaaaaaatgtcaaactcaAGTACTCAATAATAGATTCCCGACCCCGCCTTGGTCAATATTTTTAATGTGTTGAACTACATTGCAAATGAGAAGGACGATACtgatgaaagaaaacaaaaaggaaaaggaaagaaggGACAATACCACCATAGGAAATGGTAATGGACAATGATATTTTTGTGCACATGGTTAAAGATGTGAAAAACTGAGACAAAGTAGAACAAAAGAAAAACTGAGACAATGACATTTCATCTATTTACATTATTTATCTTAGTTGGGAAGGCttagatttaattaatatatcaatttaatttcagcTCAGTTGACATTG includes:
- the LOC107920730 gene encoding protein RGF1 INDUCIBLE TRANSCRIPTION FACTOR 1, producing MVGPRSVPHRLGMLLGEKFFDPCLLHESAKKNEKNIFCLTCCITICPHCLPLHRPHRRLQIRRYVYQDVIRLSDAQKFINCSLVQPYTTNSAKVVFLNERPMSRPFRGSGNFCIKCDRSLQDPFLYCSISCKINHIESSKPGGKKLEPPSNELLPFLYKTRTDFSFLDLQEDPQMAYDFGNGGGGDGNAMNCKANKRSSILMPQAESNSRRKGVPHRSPLN